DNA from Geobacillus vulcani PSS1:
TCAGCAGCTGATTTTAAGCCATTTTCAAACACAATGGACTGCTCGGAGAGTTCTGTTACATATTTGGCTAGTTGGGCAGAACCGTCTTTTACCTGATTGGCTCCCGCCTCAAGGCGGGCGCTTCCTTGATTGGCCGCACTCACTCCATTTTTTAATTTTTTACTCCCTGTTTCCGCCGATGCAATTCCATCGTGCAGCCGTGTTGCTCCATCACTCGCTTCCTGCAATCCCTTCCCAGCCTCTTTCATTTTCGACAATAAGGCTTCCGCATACGCTTTTGTTACATGTTTGGCAATCTCTTCTTTAATAGCAGCAATAGCCGAATCGCCAATTTTTCCGACGAGATAGTTTGCCCCTTCGTTTGGAATATACATGAGGCGAAGCGGCTTCGGCGCTTCATGTTGCACCGTCGTCGCATTGGCGGAAAAATCGCTGGGAATGATGATGGCCATGTAATACTCTCCATTTTTCAAACCTTGAAGAGCTTGTTTTCGGCCGACGAAATGCCATGCAAATGAATGTTTTTCCTTCAGCCGCTTGACGACATCATCGCCAAGATGCATCGGTTCGCCGTCAAGCTTAGCTCCTTGGTCTTCATTGACGACAGCGACCGGCAGGCGGTCCAAATGACCGTACGGATCCCAAAACGCCCATAAAAATGACCCGCTGTACAGAAGAGGAATGAGCAGAACAGCAAGGATCGGGATCAACACTTTCGGCCGGAGCACGATGGCCCGCAACTCTTTTCGCAGCATATGGCGCTCCCTCCTTTGAACATATGACCAAATTGTCCATATGGTCAATTTCCAACAAAAAAGAGGATCATCTACCTCGACAACCCTTGCAAAAAATAAAGCGTAAACAATTCCGCAATTTGTTCTTTTGTCAACGGTTCATGATCTTTTTCCCAATCGACGATCAAGGCGATGTACGTCTTGAGCATCAAAAACGCCATAATTTCCGAATTGCACGGACGAATCTCCCCTTTTTCCACCGCCGCATCAATTTTTTGCCGAATGAACTCGACCATCGCCCGATCCAGTTTAGCAAGCACGTCTTGCACCGCCGCCGTACCGATATTGCGCACTTCTTGAAGCAACTTCGCCGTCAGCTGATGGCGTTGACGGA
Protein-coding regions in this window:
- a CDS encoding TetR/AcrR family transcriptional regulator translates to MASDRKRQIIEAAAQSFAEFGYKATTMEQIAKLANVGKGTIYTFFKSKEELLDEIVSGLIAEIKAEAEMAMDSSLPFSENVHRALYRILEVRQRHQLTAKLLQEVRNIGTAAVQDVLAKLDRAMVEFIRQKIDAAVEKGEIRPCNSEIMAFLMLKTYIALIVDWEKDHEPLTKEQIAELFTLYFLQGLSR